A stretch of Acipenser ruthenus chromosome 1, fAciRut3.2 maternal haplotype, whole genome shotgun sequence DNA encodes these proteins:
- the LOC117420629 gene encoding dentin sialophosphoprotein-like isoform X2, whose product MNTAILLFFLLGTAYCLPMSRFQESSKEQEKESPSEDSSSSRESSNQTEENDSDESTEISTTAEPTITELPTESTTMYTFTTASVRGDNLANNIIFSKKTAKFVNSNKIYKGLDLYKFHGTDKAAESLKLVNKPRSGGKNTAFSFSSKDAKAEDKVLKGKLSKAIHVTYDLVDEDPRTPGVESQGLDSLSSSQGSDSGILAGDSVEAPTRQAVHQDSDDSSQQDSASSQEDNIPEQSPGKDDTSNSEDSDNSEQSSEEQQATPMPEEDSNSDESNESLESSS is encoded by the exons atgaatacagcaaTTCTGTTATTCTTCCTCTTGGGGACCGCATATTGCCTTCCA ATGTCTCGATTTCAAGAGAGCTCCAAGGAACAG GAAAAGGAAAGTCCTTCAGAAGATAGTTCTTCAAGCAGAGAAAGTTCAAACCAAACAGAG GAGAATGACAGTGATGAAAGCACAGAAATATCCACAACGGCAGAACCGACAATTACAGAACTTCCAACAGAATCCACTACCATGTACACGTTTACCACTGCTAGTGTCCGGGGTGACAATCTAGCAAACAACATAATATTTTCCAAGAAGACAGCAAAGTTTGTAAACAGCAACAAAATATACAAGGGACTGGACCTCTACAAGTTCCACGGGACTGATAAAGCTGCAGAGAGCCTGAAACTGGTTAACAAACCTCGGTCTGGTGGCAAAAACACTGCATTTTCATTCAGCAGCAAGGATGCAAAGGCAGAGGACAAAGTGCTGAAAGGAAAACTATCTaag GCCATACATGTTACATATGACTTAGTGGATGAGGACCCCCGCACTCCTGGGGTTGAGAGCCAAGGGCTTGACAGTCTCAGTAGCTCTCAGGGGAGCGACAGTGGTATCCTTGCAGGAGACAGCGTGGAGGCCCCCACCCGCCAAGCAGTTCACCAAGATAGCGATGACAGCAGCCAACAGGATAGTGCCTCCAGCCAAGAAGACAACATCCCAGAGCAGAGCCCAGGGAAGGATGACACCAGCAACAGTGAGGACAGTGACAACAGTGAACAGAGCAGTGAGGAGCAACAGGCCACACCAATGCCAGAGGAGGACAGTAACAGTGATGAATCAAATGAGAGTTTAGAAAGCTCCTCTTAG
- the LOC117420629 gene encoding dentin sialophosphoprotein-like isoform X1, with the protein MNTAILLFFLLGTAYCLPMSRFQESSKEQEKESPSEDSSSSRESSNQTEDSKSDSNSDSDDSDETDENDSDESTEISTTAEPTITELPTESTTMYTFTTASVRGDNLANNIIFSKKTAKFVNSNKIYKGLDLYKFHGTDKAAESLKLVNKPRSGGKNTAFSFSSKDAKAEDKVLKGKLSKAIHVTYDLVDEDPRTPGVESQGLDSLSSSQGSDSGILAGDSVEAPTRQAVHQDSDDSSQQDSASSQEDNIPEQSPGKDDTSNSEDSDNSEQSSEEQQATPMPEEDSNSDESNESLESSS; encoded by the exons atgaatacagcaaTTCTGTTATTCTTCCTCTTGGGGACCGCATATTGCCTTCCA ATGTCTCGATTTCAAGAGAGCTCCAAGGAACAG GAAAAGGAAAGTCCTTCAGAAGATAGTTCTTCAAGCAGAGAAAGTTCAAACCAAACAGAG gatAGTAAATCTGACAGTAATAGTGACAGTGATGATTCTGATGAAACAGAT GAGAATGACAGTGATGAAAGCACAGAAATATCCACAACGGCAGAACCGACAATTACAGAACTTCCAACAGAATCCACTACCATGTACACGTTTACCACTGCTAGTGTCCGGGGTGACAATCTAGCAAACAACATAATATTTTCCAAGAAGACAGCAAAGTTTGTAAACAGCAACAAAATATACAAGGGACTGGACCTCTACAAGTTCCACGGGACTGATAAAGCTGCAGAGAGCCTGAAACTGGTTAACAAACCTCGGTCTGGTGGCAAAAACACTGCATTTTCATTCAGCAGCAAGGATGCAAAGGCAGAGGACAAAGTGCTGAAAGGAAAACTATCTaag GCCATACATGTTACATATGACTTAGTGGATGAGGACCCCCGCACTCCTGGGGTTGAGAGCCAAGGGCTTGACAGTCTCAGTAGCTCTCAGGGGAGCGACAGTGGTATCCTTGCAGGAGACAGCGTGGAGGCCCCCACCCGCCAAGCAGTTCACCAAGATAGCGATGACAGCAGCCAACAGGATAGTGCCTCCAGCCAAGAAGACAACATCCCAGAGCAGAGCCCAGGGAAGGATGACACCAGCAACAGTGAGGACAGTGACAACAGTGAACAGAGCAGTGAGGAGCAACAGGCCACACCAATGCCAGAGGAGGACAGTAACAGTGATGAATCAAATGAGAGTTTAGAAAGCTCCTCTTAG